In Euphorbia lathyris chromosome 9, ddEupLath1.1, whole genome shotgun sequence, the following are encoded in one genomic region:
- the LOC136205102 gene encoding uncharacterized protein produces MGRKGKAKITVDNEADSDIEFSDALQAKYNPPFGLVDEREGLLYHWFSRQELATLIIVDQKYIASIGLEKDFNEILKFHGWHRLATKRTLVYYNFTVQFLTTLKKELPVGCGKHSFRLNGVPYCLNDTTLAALMGVYNHPEAVSGFEEPMTKDKAWEQLTGLSEFDSRTASPIHLLDPVLNLVHKFVAHNLLGKNESNKISKTELLILWCVANHKPVNSIKAIFEGFSSQTSRKRGSISLGHLVTNFLDSQFKNLDIQEDGFHPTLLNSTFLGKSTFHSVLNRNSSGGASSSGRARKRTRNLAQLREGEHDEPEEEGAAAVDDQTEHQGPGTEAQFHAINTMMAEMRDLNLRTFNTVQQMDQRFTTFEQNMDRRLMGLEYVAADYCERYNIQWPPPPGRSVSCLLHPNFLHLLFTICDAMLELIAYF; encoded by the coding sequence ATGGGAAGGAAAGGCAAGGCCAAGATCACAGTTGATAATGAAGCCGACTCTGACATCGAATTCAGTGACGCTCTGCAAGCTAAGTATAACCCACCTTTTGGGCTAGTAGATGAGAGAGAGGGGCTATTGTATCATTGGTTTTCTAGGCAAGAACTTGCCACTCTAATCATTGTTGACCAGAAATATATAGCATCTATAGGTCtggaaaaggatttcaatgaaatcctaaaattccaCGGTTGGCATAGACTGGCCACAAAAAGGACCCTAGTGTATTACAATTTCACTGTACAATTTCTGACCACCTTGAAAAAGGAGTTGCCTGTGGGGTGTGGTAAGCATTCTTTCAGACTGAACGGTGTACCCTATTGTCTCAATGACACTACGTTAGCAGCCTTGATGGGAGTCTATAACCATCCAGAggcagtctcgggttttgaggaacccatgacaaaagataaagcttgggaacaattaacagGCTTATCAGAATTTGACTCCCGCACTGCTAGCCCAATCCACCTCTTAGACCCAGTGCTGAACCTTGTGcacaagtttgtggctcacaacttgttaggcaaaaatgagagcaataagatctcaaagacagaattgctcatactgtggtgtgtggccaaccataAACCCGTTAATAGTATCAAAGCCATCTTTGAAggcttttcaagccaaacaagtagaaaacgcgGGTCCATTAGCCTTGGACATTTGGTTACCAACTTCCTTGAtagccaattcaaaaatttggacatTCAGGAAGATGGTTTCCACCCCACCTTGCTTAACTCCACATTTCTGGGAAAATCTACTTTCCATTCAGTTTTGAACAGGAACTCATCTGGAGGGGCAAGCTCAAGTGGGAGGGCAAGAAAACGGACAAGAAACCTAGCACAACTAAGAGAGGGAGAGCACGacgagcctgaggaagaaggagCTGCAGCAGTAGATGACCAAACGGAACACCAAgggccggggacggaggcccaattcCACGCCattaacaccatgatggcagaaatgagaGACCTTAACCTTCGGACCTTCAATACTGTTCAacaaatggaccaacggttcactacCTTCGAACAGAACATGGACCGAAGGCTCATGGGccttgaatacgtagcggcaGACTACTGTGAGCGCTACAACATACAGTGGCCACCTCCCCCCGgtcgatcagtaagttgtcttctccaccctaactttttacacttgttATTTacgatttgtgatgcaatgttggaacttattgcatatttttag